In Stenotrophomonas sp. ASS1, the following proteins share a genomic window:
- a CDS encoding acetolactate synthase large subunit codes for MSKGSDLLVAALENEGVERIFGIPGEENLDVVESLRHSSIELVITRHEQAAVFMAATYGRLTGKPGVCLATLGPGALNFTTGAAYALLGAWPVIMITGQKGIVASKQARFQIVDIVSTMKPLTKQARQIVSARTIPTIVREAFRTALEERPGPVLLELPEDIAADEVGEVALIPPHAVDRPIASPEALDRAAEIIRNARRPLLMIASAASRPQSSEALSAFVLRAGIPFFTTQMGKGAVAGGSGLYMGTAALTERDYVHMAIDQADVIVTIGHEVTEKPPFVMRPGGPTVIHIGYSQAAVEQVYFPQVEVIGDIGRSLTQLADRIEGAVPNADALLPLRATILEHLADRAEEAGFTPQRLVHDVRQVMPPDGIVALDNGMYKIWFARNYRTQVANTLLLDNALATMGAGLPSAIMASILYPQRRVLAVCGDGGFMMNSQELETARRLGLNLVVLILNDGAYGMIRWKQAVDGFTDYGMTFSNPDFVKYAEAYGCKGHEVTAIEQFIPTLEAAFNEGGVHLVSVPIDYSENQRVLVDELRQAFPGNG; via the coding sequence ATGTCCAAGGGTTCAGATCTGCTCGTCGCCGCGCTTGAGAACGAAGGCGTCGAGCGTATTTTCGGTATTCCCGGCGAAGAGAATCTCGACGTGGTCGAGTCGCTGCGCCATTCCAGCATCGAGCTGGTCATCACCCGCCACGAACAGGCGGCCGTGTTCATGGCGGCGACTTATGGCCGGCTGACCGGCAAGCCGGGTGTGTGCCTGGCCACGCTCGGCCCGGGCGCGCTCAACTTCACCACCGGCGCCGCCTACGCGCTGCTGGGTGCGTGGCCGGTGATCATGATCACCGGCCAAAAGGGCATCGTCGCCAGCAAGCAGGCGCGTTTCCAGATCGTCGACATCGTCAGCACCATGAAGCCGCTGACCAAGCAGGCGCGACAGATCGTCTCGGCGCGCACCATACCGACCATCGTCCGCGAGGCATTCCGTACCGCGCTGGAAGAGCGCCCGGGCCCGGTGCTGCTGGAGCTGCCCGAAGACATCGCGGCCGATGAGGTCGGGGAGGTGGCGCTGATTCCGCCGCACGCGGTGGATCGTCCCATTGCCAGTCCGGAAGCACTGGACCGCGCGGCGGAGATCATCCGCAACGCCAGGCGCCCGCTGCTGATGATCGCCTCGGCGGCGTCGCGGCCGCAGTCCAGCGAAGCGCTGTCGGCGTTCGTGCTGCGTGCCGGCATTCCGTTCTTCACCACGCAGATGGGCAAGGGTGCGGTGGCCGGTGGTTCGGGCCTGTACATGGGCACCGCCGCGCTGACCGAGCGCGACTACGTGCACATGGCGATCGACCAGGCCGACGTGATCGTGACGATCGGCCACGAGGTCACCGAGAAGCCGCCGTTCGTGATGCGCCCGGGTGGGCCGACCGTGATCCATATCGGCTATTCGCAGGCGGCGGTGGAGCAGGTGTACTTCCCGCAGGTGGAAGTGATCGGTGATATCGGCCGTTCGCTGACCCAGTTGGCCGACCGTATCGAAGGTGCAGTGCCGAACGCCGACGCGCTGCTGCCGCTGCGCGCGACCATTCTGGAACACTTGGCTGACCGAGCCGAGGAAGCTGGATTCACCCCGCAGCGGCTGGTGCACGACGTGCGCCAGGTGATGCCGCCGGACGGCATCGTGGCGCTGGACAACGGCATGTACAAGATCTGGTTTGCGCGCAATTACCGCACCCAGGTGGCCAATACGCTGCTGCTGGACAACGCGCTGGCGACGATGGGCGCGGGCCTGCCGTCGGCGATCATGGCCTCGATCCTGTACCCGCAGCGGAGGGTGTTAGCGGTGTGCGGCGATGGCGGTTTCATGATGAACAGCCAGGAGCTGGAGACCGCGCGTCGGCTGGGCCTGAACCTGGTGGTGCTGATCCTCAACGACGGCGCCTACGGGATGATCCGCTGGAAGCAGGCGGTGGATGGCTTCACCGACTACGGCATGACGTTCAGTAACCCGGATTTCGTGAAGTATGCGGAAGCCTATGGCTGCAAGGGGCATGAGGTGACGGCCATCGAGCAGTTCATCCCCACGCTGGAGGCGGCGTTCAACGAGGGTGGGGTGCACCTGGTATCGGTGCCGATCGACTACTCGGAGAACCAGCGGGTGCTGGTGGACGAGCTGCGGCAGGCGTTCCCCGGGAACGGTTGA
- the lysS gene encoding lysine--tRNA ligase, whose amino-acid sequence MSEATDTPPVDENKLIAERREKLKTLRGQGIAYPNDFRREDFAGRLQEEFADAEQWTAEALEGNGRQVKMAGRLMAKRIMGKASFAQIQDESGRIQLFLQGTVLGDAYTAFKGWDVGDIIAVEGGLTRTKTGELSVKAESIRLLTKSLRPLPDKWHGLADVEQRYRQRYVDLIVTPESRAVFIKRSKIIRAMRAWLDNRDFLEVETPMMHYIPGGAAAKPFTTHHNALDLDLYLRVAPELYLKRLTVGGLERVYEINRNFRNEGVSTRHNPEFTMMELYEAYATYNEIMDLTEGVIRDVARTVNGGTEVEWDGAKIDLGPAFRRWRMDEAVRHHNPEISAADCTDRDALLRHCERLKIRVKPSYGWGKLLLEIFEATVEHTLIQPTFITDHPVEVSPLARANDNDPGYTDRFELFVNGKELANGFSELNDPEDQAQRFQAQVAAKEGGDDEAMHYDADYIRALEYGMAPTGGLGIGVDRLVMLLTGSSSIRDVLLFPYMRPEQ is encoded by the coding sequence ATGAGCGAAGCTACCGATACCCCCCCCGTTGACGAAAACAAGTTGATCGCCGAGCGCCGCGAGAAACTCAAAACGCTGCGTGGGCAGGGCATCGCGTACCCGAACGATTTCCGTCGCGAGGACTTCGCCGGCCGCCTGCAGGAAGAATTCGCCGACGCCGAGCAGTGGACCGCCGAGGCCCTGGAAGGCAACGGCCGCCAGGTGAAGATGGCGGGCCGCCTGATGGCAAAGCGCATCATGGGCAAGGCCAGTTTCGCGCAGATCCAGGACGAGTCCGGCCGCATCCAGCTGTTCCTGCAGGGCACGGTGCTGGGCGATGCCTACACCGCCTTCAAGGGCTGGGACGTGGGCGACATCATCGCCGTCGAAGGCGGCCTGACCCGTACCAAGACCGGCGAGCTGTCGGTCAAGGCCGAATCGATCCGCTTGCTGACCAAGTCGCTGCGCCCGCTGCCGGACAAGTGGCATGGCCTGGCCGACGTCGAGCAGCGCTACCGCCAGCGCTATGTCGACCTGATCGTGACCCCGGAGTCGCGCGCGGTGTTCATCAAGCGCTCGAAGATCATCCGCGCCATGCGCGCGTGGCTGGACAACCGCGACTTCCTGGAAGTCGAAACGCCGATGATGCATTACATCCCCGGCGGCGCGGCGGCCAAGCCGTTCACCACCCACCACAATGCGCTGGACCTGGACCTGTACCTGCGCGTGGCGCCGGAGCTGTACCTCAAGCGCCTGACCGTGGGTGGCCTGGAGCGCGTCTACGAGATCAACCGCAACTTCCGCAATGAAGGCGTCAGCACCCGCCACAACCCGGAATTCACCATGATGGAGCTGTACGAGGCCTATGCCACGTACAACGAGATCATGGACCTGACCGAAGGCGTGATCCGTGACGTGGCCAGGACGGTCAATGGCGGCACCGAGGTGGAGTGGGATGGCGCGAAGATCGACCTGGGCCCGGCGTTCCGCCGCTGGCGCATGGACGAGGCGGTCCGCCACCACAACCCGGAAATCTCTGCTGCCGACTGCACCGACCGCGATGCACTGCTGCGCCATTGCGAGCGCTTGAAGATCCGCGTCAAGCCGTCCTACGGCTGGGGCAAGCTGCTGCTGGAGATCTTCGAGGCCACGGTCGAGCACACCCTGATCCAGCCGACCTTCATCACCGACCATCCGGTGGAGGTCTCGCCGCTGGCCCGTGCCAACGACAACGATCCGGGCTACACCGACCGCTTCGAGCTGTTCGTCAACGGCAAGGAGCTGGCCAATGGCTTCTCCGAGCTGAACGACCCGGAAGACCAGGCCCAGCGTTTCCAGGCCCAGGTGGCGGCGAAGGAAGGCGGCGATGACGAGGCCATGCACTACGACGCCGACTACATCCGTGCGCTGGAGTACGGCATGGCACCGACCGGCGGCCTCGGCATCGGCGTCGATCGCCTGGTGATGCTGCTGACCGGCAGCAGTTCGATCCGTGACGTGCTGCTGTTCCCCTACATGCGTCCGGAGCAGTAA
- a CDS encoding two-component system response regulator — protein MQGASVRSGRVSSPADDPAWSRNQAEYALNIVIVDDQTSARTMLRHVIEDIAPELSVYDFGDPLTALAWCEAHPVDLLLLDYRMPEMDGLEFARRFRRLPKHRDIPVILITVVGDEPIRQAALEAGVIDFLVKPIRPRELRARCYNLLQLRQQTENVKQRALSLEQRLLASMHEVEERERETLSRLARAIEFRDAGTSAYLERMARVAGLIAEQLGLPEDDVRLIEMAAPLHDMGKIAIPDAVLLKQGKLNDEELAIMRRHPRIGHELLSGSQNRFIQVGALIALRHHERYDGSGYPDGLVGEAIPLEARIVAVADVFDALISPRPYKEAWTMEATLAYLYAQRGRLFDPRCVDALMRGHQQLMDICAQHSTASTRPGG, from the coding sequence ATGCAGGGTGCGAGCGTTCGCAGCGGCAGGGTATCCTCGCCTGCTGATGATCCAGCATGGTCGAGAAACCAGGCAGAGTACGCGTTGAACATCGTCATTGTTGACGACCAGACGTCCGCCCGGACGATGCTGCGTCACGTCATCGAAGATATCGCGCCGGAACTGAGCGTGTATGACTTCGGTGATCCGCTGACCGCATTGGCCTGGTGCGAGGCGCATCCGGTCGACCTGCTGCTGCTCGATTACCGCATGCCGGAAATGGACGGGCTGGAGTTCGCCCGCCGTTTCCGTCGCCTGCCCAAGCATCGTGACATTCCGGTGATCCTGATCACCGTAGTCGGCGACGAGCCGATCCGTCAGGCGGCGCTGGAAGCGGGGGTTATCGACTTCCTGGTCAAGCCCATCCGTCCGCGCGAACTGCGCGCGCGCTGCTACAACCTGTTGCAGCTGCGCCAGCAGACCGAGAACGTGAAGCAACGCGCGTTGTCGCTGGAGCAGCGCTTGCTGGCCAGCATGCACGAGGTCGAGGAACGCGAGCGTGAGACCCTGTCGCGGTTGGCGCGGGCGATCGAGTTCCGTGATGCCGGCACCAGTGCCTACCTTGAACGCATGGCGCGCGTGGCAGGGCTGATCGCCGAGCAGCTGGGCCTGCCCGAAGACGACGTGCGCCTGATCGAGATGGCCGCGCCGCTGCATGACATGGGCAAGATCGCCATTCCCGATGCAGTGCTGCTCAAGCAGGGCAAGCTCAACGACGAGGAGCTGGCGATCATGCGCCGGCACCCACGCATCGGCCATGAGCTGCTCAGTGGCAGCCAGAACCGCTTCATCCAGGTCGGCGCATTGATCGCGCTGCGCCACCACGAACGTTACGACGGCAGCGGCTACCCGGATGGGCTGGTCGGTGAGGCGATTCCGCTGGAAGCGCGCATCGTCGCCGTGGCCGACGTCTTCGACGCACTCATCTCACCCCGTCCGTACAAGGAAGCATGGACCATGGAAGCCACACTGGCCTATCTGTATGCCCAGCGTGGCCGCCTGTTCGATCCACGCTGCGTGGATGCGCTGATGCGCGGCCACCAGCAGTTGATGGATATCTGCGCCCAGCACTCGACGGCATCGACGCGACCGGGTGGGTGA